One window from the genome of Desulfobaccales bacterium encodes:
- a CDS encoding response regulator, with amino-acid sequence MQRQPIILVVDDEPAILGLVKDILRPAGYLVNTAANGKEAVAALQAHPYDLVITDMIMPQMGGMELVQYLRLNHPETLVIVFTGYANFQDAVHAVKIGAFDYLPKPVQPEILRHAIERALEYQRLSRSQRELETVFQGAEALGWQALELVSDTPEAVILGELRERAWQQDDLKAVGLTFLEAAQTLLKVTNSSIFLYDAVRSQFAGLAAMGPHAEVKIDVLMASEGIMGYVAAHQRPLLVSDLGRDPHFSLMPRRTTYQTASFMIIPLTGYKFWGVINLTDRKDKKPFGSRDLFLGWLMGRLLVEILEAREAPEEASIPSLTSWITKEIPMGMAILDQNLTVVQANPALERMVSLTKANLVGQNLFSCLGFSHTDCGNLEPAFQQVLASQEPQELTSLKSTAKDNSVRYLGIKILPVPDERNSFRGLVLVEDVTEAEQLKQRLQLYEHLAIMGKLTLCVAHELNNPLDGIRRYLSLAVLKKDDAQSVDRYLTEAQKGLQKMSMSIKSLMFSANPFKSPPRASDTLHNLLQDAIKIMMFQASDQRVQIDFSPPPEFEKIVSESDLYYVFINVIKNALQAMPQGGRLAVNGILNERHMEISFQDTGPGLSSQEMDQIFQPFYSTKEGTQGLGLGLPICQKILERYDGRLVVESQPGRGTKIRLVLPYTDPGALHGK; translated from the coding sequence ATGCAAAGGCAACCGATTATTCTGGTAGTAGATGATGAACCTGCCATTCTGGGGCTGGTCAAGGATATCTTGCGTCCAGCCGGCTACCTGGTGAACACCGCGGCCAACGGCAAGGAAGCGGTGGCCGCGCTCCAGGCTCACCCCTATGATCTGGTCATCACCGATATGATTATGCCTCAGATGGGGGGCATGGAATTAGTCCAATACCTGCGCCTGAATCATCCCGAGACTTTGGTGATTGTGTTCACCGGCTATGCGAATTTTCAGGACGCCGTGCACGCCGTGAAAATCGGCGCGTTTGATTACTTGCCTAAGCCCGTGCAGCCCGAAATTCTGCGCCACGCCATCGAGCGCGCCTTGGAATATCAACGTCTCTCGCGATCTCAACGAGAATTGGAGACGGTGTTCCAGGGTGCCGAGGCCCTGGGGTGGCAGGCCCTGGAGTTGGTTTCGGATACTCCTGAAGCCGTAATCCTGGGAGAACTACGGGAGCGTGCCTGGCAACAGGACGATCTCAAGGCGGTGGGGCTAACCTTCTTGGAAGCAGCCCAGACCTTGCTTAAGGTGACGAATAGCTCCATTTTTCTCTATGACGCCGTGCGGAGCCAGTTTGCCGGGCTGGCGGCCATGGGTCCTCATGCCGAGGTCAAGATCGATGTCCTGATGGCGTCCGAAGGGATCATGGGGTATGTGGCCGCCCACCAGCGTCCTTTGCTGGTCTCCGATCTGGGCCGGGACCCGCATTTTTCCTTGATGCCCCGACGCACCACGTATCAAACGGCCAGTTTCATGATCATCCCCCTCACAGGATATAAATTTTGGGGGGTGATCAACCTCACGGATCGGAAGGACAAAAAGCCTTTCGGGTCCCGGGACCTCTTCCTGGGTTGGCTGATGGGCCGCTTGCTGGTGGAAATTCTAGAAGCCAGGGAAGCGCCGGAAGAGGCGTCAATCCCTTCTTTGACCTCCTGGATTACCAAGGAAATCCCCATGGGGATGGCCATCCTGGACCAGAATCTGACTGTGGTTCAAGCTAATCCGGCCCTGGAGCGGATGGTGAGTCTAACCAAAGCTAACCTGGTGGGCCAGAACCTTTTCTCCTGCCTGGGCTTCAGCCATACCGACTGCGGTAATCTGGAACCGGCCTTCCAACAGGTCCTGGCCAGTCAGGAACCTCAAGAATTGACTTCCTTGAAGTCCACGGCCAAAGATAACTCGGTCCGTTATTTGGGGATTAAGATATTACCGGTCCCGGACGAACGGAATTCTTTCCGGGGCTTGGTTTTGGTGGAGGATGTCACCGAAGCCGAGCAACTCAAACAACGGCTGCAACTCTATGAGCATCTGGCCATCATGGGCAAGCTCACTCTTTGCGTGGCCCATGAACTAAACAATCCCCTGGACGGCATCCGGCGTTACCTGTCCCTGGCCGTCCTCAAAAAAGATGATGCCCAAAGCGTGGACCGCTACCTCACCGAGGCCCAGAAAGGTCTCCAGAAGATGTCCATGAGCATCAAGAGCCTGATGTTCTCTGCCAATCCTTTTAAATCGCCTCCTCGGGCCAGTGACACATTGCACAATCTGCTCCAGGACGCCATTAAAATCATGATGTTTCAGGCCAGCGATCAGCGGGTGCAAATAGACTTCAGTCCGCCTCCGGAGTTCGAAAAGATCGTCTCTGAGTCTGACCTTTATTATGTGTTTATCAATGTCATTAAAAATGCCCTCCAGGCCATGCCGCAAGGTGGCCGCCTGGCGGTGAACGGCATTTTGAACGAGCGCCACATGGAGATTTCCTTCCAGGACACCGGACCTGGGTTATCGTCCCAGGAGATGGACCAGATCTTTCAACCGTTTTATTCCACCAAAGAGGGAACCCAAGGATTGGGATTGGGTTTACCCATTTGTCAAAAGATCCTGGAGCGGTATGATGGCCGCTTAGTGGTGGAAAGCCAGCCAGGGCGGGGCACAAAAATTCGTTTGGTCCTGCCCTATACCGACCCGGGAGCCTTGCATGGCAAATAA
- a CDS encoding sigma-54 dependent transcriptional regulator, giving the protein MANKDLLIVDDDTLVCESLKEMLLLEGFSVDAVMGGQDALAKIKNQQYQVILSDIQMPGLDGIELLKELRGRLPDTTVIFITGHGHIAGAVEAIKLGAYDYITKPIDDLRLKLTIRHALEKKKLQASYDSLKQRLKPWTLDDTLVFGDPKMAQLLEMVHTIADTMATVLITGESGTGKSMLAQYIHKHSHRKDGPFGKISCGSLSETLLESELFGHMRGSFTGAIRDKKGKFEEAHGGTIFLDDINLASPQLQIKLLRVLQEKVIERVGANIPIQTDVRIITATNTLLEDEVAQQNFREDLYYRINVVTFTIPPLRDRLSDIEPLATHFVSRFNQIHHKDIKGITKSALQYCLQYPWPGNVRELENVVERAVILSPGEFIVPESLPPKITESKPTLSKESFKNLTLEEAMDRSEKQILLETLESFSWNRQLSARTLGISRTTLFNKMRRFQLVDPRRSSPDNSTESAAS; this is encoded by the coding sequence ATGGCAAATAAAGACCTTTTGATCGTTGATGACGATACCCTGGTGTGTGAATCACTCAAAGAGATGCTCCTCCTGGAAGGGTTCAGTGTGGATGCGGTTATGGGTGGACAGGATGCCCTGGCTAAAATCAAAAACCAACAATACCAAGTGATCCTCTCTGATATCCAGATGCCTGGGCTCGACGGCATCGAGCTCTTGAAGGAGTTGAGGGGCCGGCTTCCCGATACGACGGTCATTTTCATTACCGGCCACGGTCACATTGCCGGGGCGGTCGAGGCCATCAAACTGGGAGCTTATGACTACATAACCAAACCCATTGATGACCTGCGTCTCAAACTCACGATCCGCCATGCCCTGGAGAAGAAAAAACTACAGGCTTCTTACGATTCCCTGAAACAGCGCCTCAAGCCCTGGACCTTGGATGATACCTTGGTTTTCGGTGATCCCAAAATGGCCCAGCTTCTGGAAATGGTCCACACCATTGCCGACACCATGGCGACGGTGCTGATCACCGGGGAATCGGGGACCGGGAAATCCATGCTGGCCCAGTATATTCACAAGCACTCCCACCGCAAAGACGGGCCCTTCGGCAAGATTAGCTGCGGTTCGCTGTCCGAGACCTTGCTGGAAAGCGAACTCTTTGGACATATGCGGGGCTCCTTCACGGGGGCGATCCGGGATAAAAAGGGCAAATTCGAGGAAGCCCACGGGGGCACCATCTTTCTGGACGACATCAACTTAGCCTCTCCCCAACTCCAGATTAAGCTCCTGCGCGTCCTGCAGGAAAAGGTCATCGAGCGGGTGGGAGCCAACATCCCCATTCAGACGGATGTACGGATTATCACAGCCACCAACACTTTGTTGGAAGATGAAGTGGCCCAACAAAACTTCCGGGAAGACCTCTACTACCGGATCAACGTGGTCACGTTTACCATCCCGCCTCTGCGGGACCGGTTGAGCGATATTGAACCGTTGGCAACCCATTTTGTCAGCCGGTTCAACCAGATTCACCATAAAGACATCAAGGGCATCACCAAGAGCGCCCTGCAATACTGCCTCCAATACCCCTGGCCGGGGAATGTCCGGGAGTTGGAGAATGTCGTGGAACGCGCCGTAATCTTAAGTCCCGGGGAGTTTATCGTTCCCGAGTCCCTGCCTCCAAAAATTACGGAAAGCAAGCCGACCCTGTCCAAGGAATCCTTCAAAAACCTGACCCTGGAAGAAGCTATGGACCGGTCCGAAAAGCAAATTCTCCTGGAGACCCTGGAATCTTTTAGCTGGAACCGCCAGCTCAGCGCTCGCACCCTGGGGATCAGCCGCACCACCCTGTTCAACAAGATGCGGCGGTTTCAATTGGTGGACCCCCGGCGATCATCACCGGATAACTCCACCGAATCCGCTGCTTCCTAG
- the bioA gene encoding adenosylmethionine--8-amino-7-oxononanoate transaminase, whose product MGYDPETLKQWDREFVWHPFTQMQGFREEDPLIISHGEGIYLYDIQGNRYLDGVSSLWANLHGHRRPELDLALMEQLNQVAHSTLLGIAHPPAILLARRLVELAPPGLSKVFYSDNGSTAVEVALKVAFQFWRNRGQSQKQRFLKLSGAYHGDTIGAVSVGGIPIFHEIYRPLLFDTLEAPAPYCYRCSHQDDCGQQCLTRLEELVAEHHQELAAVIVEPVMQGAAGMIAQPPGYLAKVREVTRQHNVLLIADEVAVGFGRTGVMFACEHEGVSPDLLCLAKGITGGYLPLAATLATDEVYQAFLGAFEEFKTFFHGHTYTGNPLGAAVGLASLDIFAKDRVLAGLPVKTSQLAGRLERMAEHPHVGDIRQRGLMVGIELVADKSTREPFPLKRRVGHQVILAARKLGAILRPLGDVIVLLPPLCITAAELDTLCDITREAIVQGTKEM is encoded by the coding sequence ATGGGTTACGACCCTGAGACCTTAAAGCAATGGGACCGGGAGTTTGTCTGGCATCCCTTCACCCAAATGCAGGGCTTCCGGGAGGAAGACCCCCTGATCATCAGCCACGGAGAAGGGATTTACCTCTATGATATCCAGGGCAACCGCTATCTGGACGGCGTTTCGTCCCTATGGGCCAACCTCCATGGGCACCGGCGCCCCGAGTTGGACCTTGCCTTGATGGAGCAGCTTAATCAGGTGGCCCACAGCACCCTGTTGGGGATCGCCCATCCCCCGGCCATCCTCCTGGCCCGCCGCCTGGTGGAATTGGCCCCGCCGGGCTTGAGCAAGGTGTTTTACTCGGACAATGGCTCCACCGCCGTGGAGGTGGCCCTGAAGGTTGCCTTCCAATTCTGGCGCAACCGCGGCCAAAGCCAAAAACAACGCTTCTTAAAACTCAGCGGCGCCTACCACGGTGACACCATAGGCGCGGTGTCCGTAGGCGGCATCCCCATATTCCATGAGATTTACCGGCCACTGCTGTTCGACACCTTGGAAGCCCCGGCGCCTTACTGCTACCGCTGTTCCCACCAGGACGATTGCGGGCAGCAATGCCTTACCCGGCTGGAAGAATTGGTGGCCGAGCACCACCAGGAGTTGGCCGCGGTGATCGTGGAGCCGGTGATGCAGGGCGCCGCGGGGATGATCGCCCAGCCTCCCGGTTATCTGGCGAAGGTCAGGGAAGTCACCCGCCAGCATAACGTGCTCCTCATTGCCGATGAAGTGGCCGTGGGCTTCGGGCGCACCGGCGTCATGTTCGCCTGTGAGCACGAGGGTGTGAGCCCCGATCTGCTCTGCCTGGCCAAAGGCATCACCGGCGGTTACCTGCCCTTGGCCGCGACCCTGGCCACGGACGAGGTCTATCAGGCCTTCCTGGGAGCCTTCGAGGAATTTAAGACGTTTTTCCACGGGCACACCTACACGGGCAATCCCCTGGGAGCCGCGGTGGGGCTGGCCAGCCTGGATATCTTCGCAAAAGACCGCGTTCTTGCCGGTCTGCCGGTCAAAACGTCGCAATTGGCCGGGCGGCTAGAGAGGATGGCGGAGCATCCCCACGTCGGCGATATCCGGCAGCGGGGCCTGATGGTGGGCATCGAACTGGTGGCGGACAAATCCACCCGGGAACCCTTCCCCCTTAAACGGCGCGTCGGGCACCAGGTGATCCTGGCAGCCCGCAAGCTCGGGGCAATACTCCGGCCCCTGGGGGATGTCATCGTGCTTTTGCCGCCGCTCTGCATCACCGCGGCAGAACTGGACACCCTGTGCGATATCACCCGGGAGGCTATCGTCCAGGGGACCAAAGAGATGTAG
- a CDS encoding BCAM0308 family protein: MEKYKEQKWSGEKGKKFGHVGRQEDPYLPEAGQEAAACTQCHALYQSKRWFFDEKLYERLSGANQVREVVCPTCRKIKDHYPEGILTLSGEFLAQHKEEIVGILKKESNRVSKRNVQDRVIQMAPDGDQFVVETTTEKLAQHLGRTIYKAYKGDLNFRWSEMDKFVRVYWSR, from the coding sequence ATGGAAAAATACAAAGAGCAGAAATGGAGCGGGGAGAAGGGCAAGAAGTTTGGCCACGTGGGACGGCAGGAGGACCCCTATCTGCCCGAGGCCGGCCAGGAAGCTGCGGCCTGCACCCAATGCCACGCCCTCTACCAGAGCAAGCGCTGGTTTTTCGACGAAAAGCTCTATGAGCGATTGTCCGGCGCCAACCAGGTGCGGGAGGTGGTGTGCCCCACCTGCCGCAAGATCAAGGACCACTATCCCGAAGGGATTCTCACCCTCAGCGGCGAATTTCTGGCCCAGCACAAAGAGGAGATCGTTGGGATCCTGAAAAAGGAATCCAACAGGGTGTCCAAGCGCAATGTCCAGGACCGCGTCATCCAAATGGCCCCGGATGGGGATCAGTTCGTGGTGGAGACCACCACGGAGAAGCTGGCCCAACACCTGGGGCGCACCATTTATAAGGCCTACAAGGGTGATCTGAACTTCCGCTGGTCGGAGATGGACAAGTTTGTGCGGGTGTATTGGAGCAGGTAA
- a CDS encoding histidine phosphatase family protein, producing the protein MTKIILVRHGQTPWNKDKIFRGSRDIPLNDTGREEARLAGDWLKTETIHAAYCSPLSRARETGEAIARHHGLQVLDLAGLTDLWYGDWEGMPLIEVKVKDADLYRQWETAPHTVRFPKGETLDEVKDRAIDAVEEVVLRHPGQTVLLAAHRAVNKVLIAAFLSLDNSHFWRLGQDTTAINRFNRTADTWHIMGLNDTCHLKGLKRGAYVDF; encoded by the coding sequence ATGACTAAAATTATTCTGGTGCGCCACGGCCAAACCCCTTGGAATAAAGACAAGATTTTTCGGGGCTCCCGGGACATCCCCTTGAATGACACTGGCCGGGAGGAGGCCCGCCTGGCGGGTGACTGGCTCAAGACCGAAACCATCCACGCCGCTTACTGCTCGCCTTTATCCCGGGCTCGAGAAACGGGCGAAGCCATCGCCCGGCATCACGGCCTCCAGGTTCTGGACCTGGCGGGGCTCACCGACCTGTGGTACGGCGATTGGGAGGGCATGCCCTTAATTGAGGTCAAGGTGAAGGACGCCGACCTTTACCGGCAATGGGAAACCGCGCCCCATACCGTCCGCTTTCCCAAGGGTGAAACCCTGGACGAAGTCAAAGACCGGGCCATAGACGCCGTGGAAGAGGTGGTGCTGCGCCACCCCGGTCAAACAGTCCTGTTGGCGGCCCACCGGGCAGTTAACAAGGTGCTCATCGCGGCCTTTCTGAGCCTGGACAACTCCCACTTCTGGCGCCTCGGCCAGGACACTACGGCCATTAACCGCTTCAATCGAACGGCCGACACCTGGCACATCATGGGCCTCAACGATACCTGCCATCTGAAGGGGCTCAAGCGGGGGGCCTACGTAGATTTTTAG
- the crcB gene encoding fluoride efflux transporter CrcB, which translates to MKILLVMVGGSLGALSRYAVSLWAAKLFGTRFPWGTLTVNLSGCFLIGLAFALGERGLSIMNPSMRLFFMTGFLGGLTTFSSFGLETMNAMREGSHLVTVANVLSNNVIGTALVFLGMVVGRLR; encoded by the coding sequence ATGAAGATACTCTTGGTGATGGTCGGCGGCAGCCTCGGGGCGCTGTCCCGCTATGCCGTGTCATTGTGGGCCGCAAAGCTTTTTGGAACCAGATTCCCTTGGGGAACTCTCACCGTCAATCTTTCAGGCTGCTTTCTCATCGGCCTGGCCTTTGCCTTGGGCGAACGGGGCCTCAGTATCATGAATCCTTCCATGCGCCTGTTTTTCATGACGGGGTTTCTTGGGGGTCTGACGACTTTTTCCTCCTTCGGCCTGGAGACGATGAACGCCATGCGTGAGGGCAGCCATCTGGTCACGGTGGCCAACGTTCTTTCCAACAATGTCATCGGCACAGCCTTGGTTTTTTTAGGCATGGTGGTGGGCCGCCTACGGTAA
- a CDS encoding DUF190 domain-containing protein, whose protein sequence is MRQYKIIEIFTSEEARWHGEPLHAAIVQLVHDLKIAARCLVTKGIEGSYENGEIATGRLEVLSYNLPVRITIVAPAVESELLLARAEEMVADGIVTVQDVAVISHKTRGPFIPKHTRVRDLMTPSPQKVNLDTSLAEVARLLLSSTFTALPVVDEQNRPVGVISQGDLIYRAGLPMRLGLLAASDQEKVSTVIAALTPRQAKEVMTRPAMTIEQDK, encoded by the coding sequence ATGCGGCAGTATAAAATAATTGAGATATTCACCAGTGAAGAGGCCCGTTGGCACGGGGAGCCTCTCCATGCTGCCATCGTCCAGTTGGTTCACGACCTGAAAATCGCGGCGCGGTGCCTGGTGACCAAGGGCATTGAAGGCTCTTATGAAAACGGAGAGATCGCCACCGGCAGGCTTGAGGTCCTCTCCTACAACCTGCCCGTGCGGATTACCATTGTGGCGCCGGCCGTCGAGTCCGAGCTGCTCTTAGCCAGGGCCGAGGAAATGGTCGCCGACGGGATCGTGACGGTTCAGGATGTAGCAGTCATTTCCCATAAAACCCGCGGCCCGTTCATCCCGAAGCATACCAGGGTTCGAGACCTCATGACTCCGTCCCCTCAAAAGGTCAATCTGGACACCTCGCTGGCCGAAGTGGCCCGCCTGTTGCTCTCTTCCACTTTCACCGCGCTGCCGGTGGTTGACGAACAGAACCGGCCGGTCGGGGTAATCTCTCAGGGGGATTTGATCTACAGGGCCGGTTTGCCCATGCGACTCGGTTTGCTGGCGGCCTCCGATCAAGAAAAAGTGAGCACCGTCATTGCAGCCCTGACGCCGCGCCAGGCTAAAGAGGTCATGACCCGCCCCGCCATGACCATTGAGCAGGATAAGTAG
- a CDS encoding CBS domain-containing protein: MNPNIVTVAEDAPINEAIRLMLDKAIKRLPVVDSQGKFKGLVSRDALLRAGFAS; the protein is encoded by the coding sequence ATGAACCCCAATATCGTCACGGTTGCCGAAGATGCCCCGATCAATGAAGCCATCCGACTGATGCTCGATAAGGCGATCAAGCGCTTACCGGTGGTCGATTCCCAGGGGAAATTTAAAGGCCTGGTCAGCCGTGACGCCCTGTTGCGCGCCGGTTTTGCTTCCTGA
- a CDS encoding site-specific integrase — protein MVLWFLELPVVRQNKTFKHIERACHVLAEYFGDILVQKIKPAMVEKYQRQRLQGITQLGRPRSSASVNREITVLKRMFNLAIRDELAERNPCWKIKMLPENNVRDRILSAEELELLISHLPLHAALIVRFAYWTGMRAGEIFNLTWDKVSLKEKAIKLKGVDTKTLEPRVIFLNQELLAILDKAGQVRSIEHTRVFTYKGRPIASIKTCLGRACRKAGIDNFRFHDLRHTFNTNMRKAGVAPSVIMKMTGHKTAAMFNRYNTVDFGDAQEAYRKLQEFLGQEEQLGNSGKSRAGTK, from the coding sequence TTGGTCCTGTGGTTCCTGGAACTGCCGGTGGTGCGGCAAAACAAGACTTTCAAACATATTGAAAGGGCTTGCCATGTTTTGGCGGAATACTTCGGCGACATCCTAGTCCAGAAGATCAAACCCGCCATGGTAGAAAAATACCAGCGACAGCGGTTGCAGGGAATTACCCAACTCGGCCGACCCAGGAGCAGTGCCAGCGTGAACCGGGAAATCACCGTGTTGAAGCGAATGTTTAATTTGGCCATTCGCGATGAACTGGCAGAGAGAAATCCCTGCTGGAAGATCAAGATGCTGCCGGAGAACAATGTCAGGGACCGCATCCTGTCGGCCGAGGAGTTGGAACTGTTAATATCCCATCTTCCTCTGCACGCCGCCCTGATAGTCAGATTTGCTTACTGGACCGGGATGAGGGCCGGGGAAATCTTCAATCTCACCTGGGACAAGGTAAGTCTAAAAGAGAAGGCTATCAAACTTAAGGGTGTGGACACCAAGACCTTGGAACCCAGGGTGATTTTTCTAAACCAAGAGCTTCTGGCAATTCTGGACAAGGCAGGGCAGGTCAGGTCCATCGAACATACCCGGGTCTTTACGTATAAGGGGCGGCCTATAGCCTCCATCAAGACCTGCCTCGGGCGGGCCTGCCGAAAGGCCGGGATTGACAACTTCAGGTTCCACGACTTGCGCCACACCTTCAACACCAATATGCGCAAAGCGGGAGTCGCTCCATCGGTGATCATGAAGATGACCGGCCACAAGACTGCAGCCATGTTTAATCGCTACAACACGGTGGATTTTGGGGACGCCCAGGAGGCTTACCGGAAGCTCCAGGAGTTCCTGGGTCAGGAAGAGCAGTTGGGAAACTCCGGTAAATCAAGGGCCGGAACAAAATAG
- a CDS encoding helix-turn-helix domain-containing protein has translation MNRTVAVERRMLDIQDLSDYVGLSRQTIYNKLAAGTFPIKTKRIGRRLKWDRKDVDRFLDQLPTIN, from the coding sequence TTGAACAGAACTGTAGCCGTTGAAAGACGCATGCTGGACATCCAGGATCTCTCAGATTACGTGGGGCTCAGCCGCCAGACCATTTACAACAAGCTGGCGGCTGGTACCTTCCCAATCAAAACCAAGCGTATCGGGCGCCGGTTAAAGTGGGACCGGAAGGACGTCGACCGCTTCCTGGACCAGCTCCCCACAATCAACTAA
- a CDS encoding SprT family zinc-dependent metalloprotease, translating into MNTETHHITVSGIAVEVVRKAIKNLHLGVYPPHGRVRVAAPLAVSDEAVRLAVIGKLAWIKRQQARFEAQPRQSRREMVSGESHYFMGQRYRLRVIEYAGVMGVVLRNKSFMDLYVRPETNAEQRELVLYRWYRKQLKALVPSLLEKWQAVLGVQAADWGIKKMKTKWGGCTIKARRIWINLELAKQPIQCLEYIIVHELVHLLERHHNDQFRKLMDEFMPQWRLHREELNRAPLGYENWDY; encoded by the coding sequence ATGAATACTGAGACTCACCATATCACCGTCAGCGGCATCGCTGTGGAAGTGGTACGCAAGGCTATCAAGAACCTGCACCTGGGCGTGTACCCACCCCACGGCAGGGTCCGGGTGGCGGCGCCATTGGCGGTTAGCGATGAGGCAGTGCGGCTGGCGGTGATTGGCAAGCTGGCGTGGATTAAGAGGCAGCAGGCGAGGTTTGAAGCCCAGCCGCGCCAGTCCAGACGTGAGATGGTTAGCGGCGAGAGCCACTATTTTATGGGGCAGCGCTACCGCCTCCGCGTCATCGAATACGCAGGGGTCATGGGAGTGGTATTGCGCAATAAGTCCTTCATGGATCTTTATGTGCGGCCGGAGACCAACGCCGAGCAACGCGAACTGGTTTTGTATCGGTGGTATCGGAAACAGCTAAAGGCGCTGGTGCCGTCCCTTCTGGAAAAATGGCAGGCAGTTCTGGGCGTGCAGGCGGCCGACTGGGGAATCAAAAAGATGAAAACCAAGTGGGGCGGCTGTACCATCAAGGCCAGGCGAATCTGGATTAACCTCGAACTGGCTAAACAACCGATACAGTGCCTGGAATACATAATCGTCCATGAACTGGTACACCTGCTGGAGCGCCACCATAATGATCAATTTCGCAAATTGATGGATGAATTCATGCCGCAATGGCGGCTGCATCGGGAAGAGCTGAACCGGGCGCCATTGGGTTATGAGAACTGGGATTATTAA